The following are encoded in a window of Pseudomonas multiresinivorans genomic DNA:
- a CDS encoding LLM class flavin-dependent oxidoreductase yields MTRRTPHSSFRLGFLNRVYAPQFEPRLYQQTLELFEAAEELGFDSGWLAQHHFASENGRLPSPLVLLSAAAERTRHIQLGTGIIVLNQENALRLAEDAAVLDLLSQGRLQLGLGAGFDPDSFTAFGQSLEGRHTQYDQRLERLRQALAGEPLNAEGRVLRPAASGLEQRLWEATSRVEQVAARGNGLILAPNPTAGAEPRLQVIERYRRAWNPTHSGSPRVALVRAVFPGRDAAAEGTTLRQDILTYVERQRRIGIAHADPAQGFEAVLDALGVLHGDPAKIAQQLRAEAPLGADDQLIVQVQTTSTGFAEALRHLETVARDIAPALGWQPRQQRVSAQEIPA; encoded by the coding sequence ATGACCCGCCGCACTCCCCACAGCAGCTTCCGCCTGGGCTTCCTCAACCGCGTGTACGCCCCGCAATTCGAGCCGCGCCTATACCAGCAGACCTTGGAACTGTTCGAGGCCGCCGAGGAACTGGGCTTCGACAGCGGCTGGCTGGCCCAGCACCACTTCGCCAGCGAGAACGGCCGCCTGCCTTCGCCACTGGTGCTGCTCAGCGCGGCGGCCGAACGCACCCGGCATATCCAGTTGGGCACCGGCATCATTGTGCTCAACCAGGAGAATGCCCTGCGCCTGGCCGAGGACGCCGCAGTGCTCGACCTGCTCAGCCAGGGCCGCCTGCAACTGGGCCTGGGCGCGGGCTTCGACCCGGACAGCTTCACCGCCTTCGGCCAGAGTCTGGAAGGCCGCCACACGCAGTACGACCAGCGCCTGGAACGCCTGCGCCAGGCCCTGGCTGGTGAGCCGCTGAACGCAGAGGGCCGCGTGCTGCGCCCTGCGGCCAGCGGACTGGAGCAGCGCCTGTGGGAAGCCACATCGCGCGTCGAACAGGTCGCCGCGCGCGGCAACGGGCTGATCCTCGCGCCCAACCCCACGGCCGGCGCCGAGCCGCGCTTGCAGGTGATCGAGCGCTACCGCCGGGCCTGGAATCCCACCCACAGCGGATCACCGCGCGTGGCCCTGGTGCGCGCCGTTTTCCCCGGCCGCGATGCCGCCGCAGAAGGCACAACATTGCGCCAGGACATCCTCACCTACGTCGAGCGCCAGCGGCGTATCGGCATCGCTCACGCCGACCCGGCCCAAGGCTTCGAAGCGGTGCTCGATGCCTTGGGCGTGCTGCACGGCGACCCGGCAAAGATCGCCCAGCAGCTGCGCGCGGAAGCACCGCTGGGCGCCGATGACCAACTGATCGTCCAGGTGCAGACCACCTCGACTGGCTTCGCCGAAGCCCTGCGCCACCTGGAAACCGTCGCCCGCGACATCGCCCCCGCACTGGGCTGGCAACCGCGCCAACAGCGCGTCAGCGCACAGGAGATCCCGGCATGA
- a CDS encoding 5'/3'-nucleotidase SurE, giving the protein MRFAPLLLAAGCALAQPAFALNILLSNDDGYRHPNIRALYTALKADGHTVRIAAPYSDQSARGGAFFFGRETQVGRDDDPAYPDSYYLTTIEKGVCETDSCAGKEVDIRISGTPVMAVLLGLEKVLPHPDLVIVGPNPGNNLGALNNASGTFNAASVAVLSGVPALAVSADLKEQDSPRIAAIVTRLVDALDEHRQPDGALLPKGVGLNLNLPPLEKLQGARLTRIGSYVPFHALYTEDLGKLDAKMAGKPGIGFAWSPPPDASNAEDEAVWVAKGYLTLSPFNALPGAPADSERIGAALMPLLGQATLTEQKP; this is encoded by the coding sequence ATGAGGTTCGCGCCCCTGCTGCTGGCCGCCGGCTGCGCCCTCGCACAGCCGGCGTTCGCGCTGAACATCCTGCTCAGCAACGACGACGGCTACCGCCATCCGAACATCCGCGCGTTGTACACCGCGCTCAAGGCCGACGGGCACACCGTGCGCATCGCCGCGCCCTACAGCGACCAGAGCGCACGCGGCGGCGCGTTCTTCTTCGGCCGCGAGACGCAGGTCGGCCGCGACGACGACCCGGCCTATCCCGACAGCTACTACCTCACCACCATCGAGAAAGGCGTTTGCGAAACCGATAGCTGCGCAGGCAAGGAGGTGGACATCCGCATCAGCGGCACGCCGGTGATGGCGGTGTTGCTTGGGCTGGAAAAAGTCCTGCCGCACCCGGACCTGGTCATCGTGGGCCCCAACCCCGGCAACAACCTCGGCGCCCTCAACAATGCCTCGGGCACCTTCAATGCTGCCAGCGTCGCCGTGCTCTCCGGCGTGCCTGCACTCGCCGTCAGCGCCGACCTGAAGGAACAGGACAGCCCGCGCATCGCCGCCATCGTCACCCGCCTGGTGGACGCGCTGGACGAGCACCGCCAGCCCGACGGTGCGCTGCTGCCCAAGGGCGTGGGCCTGAACCTCAACCTGCCGCCGCTGGAAAAACTCCAGGGCGCGCGGCTGACCCGCATCGGCAGCTACGTGCCCTTCCACGCCCTCTACACCGAAGACCTCGGCAAGCTCGACGCGAAGATGGCCGGCAAGCCAGGCATCGGCTTCGCCTGGTCACCGCCACCGGATGCGAGCAACGCCGAGGACGAAGCGGTGTGGGTCGCCAAGGGCTACCTCACCCTCAGCCCGTTCAACGCCCTGCCCGGCGCACCGGCCGACAGCGAGCGCATCGGTGCCGCGCTGATGCCGCTGCTGGGCCAGGCCACTCTCACGGAGCAAAAGCCATGA
- a CDS encoding LLM class flavin-dependent oxidoreductase: MTRRTDQLKLGAFLANSGHHVAAWRHPKAQADASLDFDYFKQVAQTAERGRFDALFVADVVALWGHHLDALSRTARGEHFEPLTLMAALAAVTSRIGLIATATTSYNEPYHIARKFASLDYLSKGRAAWNLVTSVVSDEAWNFGREAHIDHAERYRRAEEFHDVVKGLWDSWEDDAFLRDKASGQYFDPAKLHVLDHKGEYFSVRGPLNVARPPQGHPVLVQAGASDAGKALAARVAEVIFAMAETIPAAQAFYTDVKQRAAALGRDPNGIKILPGITPFIGRTREEARELFEEFQSLVDPVLGLRLLADTLGEDIDLSAHDLDGPLPETPVGQRGSRRDKVLELARNEGLTIRQLYLRLAGGNPVIGTAEDIADTFDAWFQARACDGFNVFFPYLPGGIEVFVDEVVPLLQERGLLRREYEGATLRENLGLARPANRFAGSAA, translated from the coding sequence ATGACCCGCCGCACCGACCAGCTCAAGCTCGGCGCCTTCCTCGCCAACAGCGGCCACCACGTCGCCGCCTGGCGCCACCCCAAGGCGCAGGCCGACGCCAGCCTGGACTTCGACTACTTCAAGCAGGTGGCACAGACCGCCGAACGCGGCCGCTTCGACGCGCTGTTCGTCGCCGACGTGGTCGCCCTCTGGGGCCATCACCTCGACGCCCTGAGTCGCACCGCGCGCGGCGAACACTTCGAGCCGCTGACCCTGATGGCCGCACTGGCTGCCGTCACCAGCCGCATCGGTCTGATCGCCACCGCCACCACCAGCTACAACGAGCCGTACCACATCGCCCGCAAGTTCGCCTCGCTGGACTACCTGTCCAAGGGCCGCGCCGCCTGGAACCTGGTGACGTCGGTGGTCTCCGACGAGGCCTGGAACTTCGGCCGCGAAGCGCACATCGACCACGCCGAGCGCTACCGCCGCGCCGAGGAATTCCACGACGTGGTCAAGGGCCTCTGGGACAGCTGGGAGGACGACGCCTTCCTGCGCGACAAGGCCAGTGGGCAGTACTTCGACCCGGCCAAGCTGCATGTGCTCGACCACAAGGGCGAGTACTTCTCGGTGCGCGGCCCGCTCAACGTGGCGCGCCCGCCCCAGGGGCACCCGGTGCTGGTGCAGGCCGGCGCCTCGGATGCCGGCAAGGCGCTGGCCGCGCGGGTGGCCGAGGTGATTTTCGCCATGGCCGAGACCATCCCCGCCGCCCAGGCTTTCTACACCGACGTGAAGCAACGCGCCGCCGCGCTGGGCCGCGACCCGAACGGCATCAAGATCCTCCCCGGCATCACGCCCTTCATCGGCCGCACCCGCGAAGAGGCCCGCGAGCTGTTCGAGGAATTCCAGAGCCTGGTGGACCCGGTGCTCGGCCTGCGCCTGCTGGCCGACACTCTCGGCGAGGACATCGACCTCTCCGCCCACGACCTCGACGGCCCGCTGCCGGAAACCCCGGTCGGCCAGCGCGGCAGCCGCCGCGACAAGGTGCTGGAACTGGCGCGCAACGAGGGCCTGACGATTCGTCAGCTGTACCTACGCCTGGCCGGTGGCAACCCGGTGATCGGCACCGCCGAAGACATTGCCGACACCTTCGACGCCTGGTTCCAGGCGCGCGCCTGCGATGGCTTCAACGTGTTCTTCCCATACCTGCCGGGCGGCATCGAGGTATTCGTCGACGAGGTGGTGCCGCTGCTGCAGGAGCGCGGCCTGCTGCGCCGCGAGTATGAGGGCGCGACCCTGCGCGAGAACCTTGGCCTGGCGCGCCCGGCCAATCGTTTCGCCGGGAGCGCGGCATGA